In the Populus trichocarpa isolate Nisqually-1 chromosome 1, P.trichocarpa_v4.1, whole genome shotgun sequence genome, one interval contains:
- the LOC18094407 gene encoding cullin-1 isoform X1, with the protein MGERKTIELEQGWEYMRKGITKLKGILDGSLEQFNSEEYMMLYTTIYNMCTQKPPNDYSQQLYDKYREAFQVYINSTVLPSIREKHDEFMLRELVKRWANHKIMVRWLSRFFHYLDRYFIARRSLPPLNEVGLTCFRDLVYQEVNSKAKDAVLDVISKERDGEQIDRALLKNVLDIFVEIGMSQMDHYEDDFEAHMLQGTSAYYSVKAANWIREDSCPDYMIKAEECLKRERERVSHYLHSSSETKLVEKVQHELLVVHANQLLEKEHSGVHSLLRDDKLDDLSRMFRLYHKVPHGLEPVSNVFKQHITAEGTALVQQAEDAASSQAANGGVQEQVLIRKIIELHDKYMTYVTDCFQNHTLFHKAMKEAFEIFCNRTVAGSSSAEQLATFCDTILRKGGSEKLSDEAIEETLEKVVKLLAYISDKDLFAEFYRKKLARRLLFDRSANDEHERSILSKLKQQCGGQFTSKMEGMVTDLQLAKEHQSSFDEYLGNNPTTRTGIDLQVSVLTTGYWPSYKSSDINLPAEMARGVEVFKEFYDNKSKHRKLTWIYSLGSCHINARFDQKPIELVVTTYQACLLMLFNTSDKLGYPEIMTQSNLSDDDLPRLLHSLSCGKYKILSKEPNTKTVTQNDSFEFNRKFNDRMRRIKVPLPLVDERKKVVEDVHKDRRYAIDAAIVRIMKSRKVLGHQQLVMECVEQLTRMFKPDIKAIKKRIEDLISRDYLERDKENPNMFRYLA; encoded by the exons ATGGGTGAGCGCAAGACTATTGAACTTGAGCAAGGATGGGAATATATGCGGAAAGGGATCACAAAGCTGAAGGGGATTCTGGATGGATCACTGGAGCAATTCAACTCAGAAGAATATATGATGCTTTACAC AACTATCTACAATATGTGTACTCAGAAGCCACCCAATGACTATTCTCAGCAGCTTTATGACAAGTACAGGGAGGCGTTTCAAGTATATATAAACTCCACG GTATTACCATCGATAAGGGAGAAGCACGATGAGTTTATGCTGAGGGAGCTTGTGAAAAGATGGGCTAACCATAAAATTATGGTTAGGTGGTTGTCACGCTTCTTTCATTATCTTGACCGTTACTTCATTGCTCGGAGGTCACTTCCTCCACTTAATGAAGTTGGACTGACTTGCTTCCGTGATCTG gTTTATCAGGAAGTGAATAGTAAAGCAAAGGATGCTGTGCTTGATGTG ATTAGTAAAGAACGCGACGGAGAACAGATTGACAGAGCACTGCTGAAGAATGTTTTAGATATATTTGTTGAGATTGGAATGTCACAAATGGATCATTATGAAGATGATTTTGAAGCACATATGCTTCAAGGTACTAGTGCTTACTATTCTGTTAAAGCGGCAAACTGGATTCGAGAGGATTCCTGTCCAGATTACATGATAAAG GCTGAGGAAtgcttgaagagagagagagagagagtttctcATTACTTGCACTCAAGCAGTGAGACAAAGTTAGTGGAG AAAGTGCAACACGAGTTGTTGGTGGTCCATGCGAACCAACTGCTAGAAAAGGAACATTCTGGAGTTCACTCATTGCTTAGAGATGACAAG TTGGATGATCTATCCAGGATGTTCAGGCTTTACCATAAGGTTCCCCATGGCTTGGAACCTGTTTCTAATGTATTCAAGCAG CATATTACTGCTGAAGGAACAGCCCTGGTCCAGCAGGCAGAAGATGCTGCGAGTAGCCAG GCTGCAAATGGTGGTGTTCAGGAACAA GTTCTCATCCGAAAGATAATTGAGCTGCATGATAAATACATGACTTATGTGACTGATTGCTTTCAAAACCACACCTTGTTTCACAAG GCCATGAAAGAGGCTTTTGAGATTTTTTGCAATAGAACAGTTGCTGGGAGCTCTAGTGCTGAACAACTGGCCACCTTTTGTGATACTATCCTCCGAAAGGGGGGAAGTGAGAAACTAAGTGATGAAGCCATTGAAGAAACACTGGAGAAG GTGGTTAAGCTGCTTGCATATATTAGTGACAAGGACCTTTTTGCCGAATTTTATCG GAAAAAGCTTGCCCGTCGTCTTCTTTTTGATCGAAGTGCTAATGATGAACATGAAAGGAGTATTCTTTCAAAATTGAAGCAGCAATGTGGTGGTCAATTCACCTCAAAGATGGAAGGAATG gtcaCAGATTTGCAACTGGCAAAGGAACACCAGTCCAGCTTTGACGAGTATCTTGGCAATAACCCAACCACACGTACTGGGATTGATTTGCAAGTTAGTGTTCTCACAACTGGGTACTGGCCAAGTTATAAATCCTCCGATATCAACCTGCCTGCAGAAATG GCTAGGGGAGTGGAAGTTTTCAAGGAGTTCTATGACAACAAGAGTAAGCACAGAAAACTTACATGGATTTACTCGCTGGGATCTTGCCACATTAATGCCAGGTTTGACCAAAAACCTATTGAGCTGGTTGTGACAACCTACCAG GCTTGTCTCCTGATGCTTTTTAATACTTCAGACAAGCTTGGTTACCCTGAGATTATGACTCAGTCAAACTTGAGCGACGATGATTTGCCCCGATTGCTTCATTCCCTGTCATGTGGAAAGTATAAGATCCTTAGCAAGGAACCAAACACAAAGACTGTTACCCAAAATGATTCCTTTGAGTTCAATCGCAAGTTCAATGACAGAATGAGGAGGATCAAG GTTCCTCTTCCACTTGTTGATGAAAGAAAGAAGGTTGTTGAAGATGTTCACAAAGACAGACGGTATGCAATCGATGCTGCAATTGTGCGCATCATGAAGAGCCGGAAAGTTTTGGGTCATCAACAGCTAGTCATGGAGTGTGTTGAGCAATTGACTCGCATGTTCAAG CCTGACATTAAAGCTATCAAGAAGCGAATAGAAGATCTGATATCCCGAGACTATTTAGAAAGAGACAAGGAAAACCCAAACATGTTTAGGTACCTGGCTTGA
- the LOC18094407 gene encoding cullin-1 isoform X2 — translation MGERKTIELEQGWEYMRKGITKLKGILDGSLEQFNSEEYMMLYTTIYNMCTQKPPNDYSQQLYDKYREAFQVYINSTVLPSIREKHDEFMLRELVKRWANHKIMVRWLSRFFHYLDRYFIARRSLPPLNEVGLTCFRDLVYQEVNSKAKDAVLDVISKERDGEQIDRALLKNVLDIFVEIGMSQMDHYEDDFEAHMLQGTSAYYSVKAANWIREDSCPDYMIKAEECLKRERERVSHYLHSSSETKLVEKVQHELLVVHANQLLEKEHSGVHSLLRDDKLDDLSRMFRLYHKVPHGLEPVSNVFKQHITAEGTALVQQAEDAASSQANGGVQEQVLIRKIIELHDKYMTYVTDCFQNHTLFHKAMKEAFEIFCNRTVAGSSSAEQLATFCDTILRKGGSEKLSDEAIEETLEKVVKLLAYISDKDLFAEFYRKKLARRLLFDRSANDEHERSILSKLKQQCGGQFTSKMEGMVTDLQLAKEHQSSFDEYLGNNPTTRTGIDLQVSVLTTGYWPSYKSSDINLPAEMARGVEVFKEFYDNKSKHRKLTWIYSLGSCHINARFDQKPIELVVTTYQACLLMLFNTSDKLGYPEIMTQSNLSDDDLPRLLHSLSCGKYKILSKEPNTKTVTQNDSFEFNRKFNDRMRRIKVPLPLVDERKKVVEDVHKDRRYAIDAAIVRIMKSRKVLGHQQLVMECVEQLTRMFKPDIKAIKKRIEDLISRDYLERDKENPNMFRYLA, via the exons ATGGGTGAGCGCAAGACTATTGAACTTGAGCAAGGATGGGAATATATGCGGAAAGGGATCACAAAGCTGAAGGGGATTCTGGATGGATCACTGGAGCAATTCAACTCAGAAGAATATATGATGCTTTACAC AACTATCTACAATATGTGTACTCAGAAGCCACCCAATGACTATTCTCAGCAGCTTTATGACAAGTACAGGGAGGCGTTTCAAGTATATATAAACTCCACG GTATTACCATCGATAAGGGAGAAGCACGATGAGTTTATGCTGAGGGAGCTTGTGAAAAGATGGGCTAACCATAAAATTATGGTTAGGTGGTTGTCACGCTTCTTTCATTATCTTGACCGTTACTTCATTGCTCGGAGGTCACTTCCTCCACTTAATGAAGTTGGACTGACTTGCTTCCGTGATCTG gTTTATCAGGAAGTGAATAGTAAAGCAAAGGATGCTGTGCTTGATGTG ATTAGTAAAGAACGCGACGGAGAACAGATTGACAGAGCACTGCTGAAGAATGTTTTAGATATATTTGTTGAGATTGGAATGTCACAAATGGATCATTATGAAGATGATTTTGAAGCACATATGCTTCAAGGTACTAGTGCTTACTATTCTGTTAAAGCGGCAAACTGGATTCGAGAGGATTCCTGTCCAGATTACATGATAAAG GCTGAGGAAtgcttgaagagagagagagagagagtttctcATTACTTGCACTCAAGCAGTGAGACAAAGTTAGTGGAG AAAGTGCAACACGAGTTGTTGGTGGTCCATGCGAACCAACTGCTAGAAAAGGAACATTCTGGAGTTCACTCATTGCTTAGAGATGACAAG TTGGATGATCTATCCAGGATGTTCAGGCTTTACCATAAGGTTCCCCATGGCTTGGAACCTGTTTCTAATGTATTCAAGCAG CATATTACTGCTGAAGGAACAGCCCTGGTCCAGCAGGCAGAAGATGCTGCGAGTAGCCAGG CAAATGGTGGTGTTCAGGAACAA GTTCTCATCCGAAAGATAATTGAGCTGCATGATAAATACATGACTTATGTGACTGATTGCTTTCAAAACCACACCTTGTTTCACAAG GCCATGAAAGAGGCTTTTGAGATTTTTTGCAATAGAACAGTTGCTGGGAGCTCTAGTGCTGAACAACTGGCCACCTTTTGTGATACTATCCTCCGAAAGGGGGGAAGTGAGAAACTAAGTGATGAAGCCATTGAAGAAACACTGGAGAAG GTGGTTAAGCTGCTTGCATATATTAGTGACAAGGACCTTTTTGCCGAATTTTATCG GAAAAAGCTTGCCCGTCGTCTTCTTTTTGATCGAAGTGCTAATGATGAACATGAAAGGAGTATTCTTTCAAAATTGAAGCAGCAATGTGGTGGTCAATTCACCTCAAAGATGGAAGGAATG gtcaCAGATTTGCAACTGGCAAAGGAACACCAGTCCAGCTTTGACGAGTATCTTGGCAATAACCCAACCACACGTACTGGGATTGATTTGCAAGTTAGTGTTCTCACAACTGGGTACTGGCCAAGTTATAAATCCTCCGATATCAACCTGCCTGCAGAAATG GCTAGGGGAGTGGAAGTTTTCAAGGAGTTCTATGACAACAAGAGTAAGCACAGAAAACTTACATGGATTTACTCGCTGGGATCTTGCCACATTAATGCCAGGTTTGACCAAAAACCTATTGAGCTGGTTGTGACAACCTACCAG GCTTGTCTCCTGATGCTTTTTAATACTTCAGACAAGCTTGGTTACCCTGAGATTATGACTCAGTCAAACTTGAGCGACGATGATTTGCCCCGATTGCTTCATTCCCTGTCATGTGGAAAGTATAAGATCCTTAGCAAGGAACCAAACACAAAGACTGTTACCCAAAATGATTCCTTTGAGTTCAATCGCAAGTTCAATGACAGAATGAGGAGGATCAAG GTTCCTCTTCCACTTGTTGATGAAAGAAAGAAGGTTGTTGAAGATGTTCACAAAGACAGACGGTATGCAATCGATGCTGCAATTGTGCGCATCATGAAGAGCCGGAAAGTTTTGGGTCATCAACAGCTAGTCATGGAGTGTGTTGAGCAATTGACTCGCATGTTCAAG CCTGACATTAAAGCTATCAAGAAGCGAATAGAAGATCTGATATCCCGAGACTATTTAGAAAGAGACAAGGAAAACCCAAACATGTTTAGGTACCTGGCTTGA
- the LOC18094407 gene encoding cullin-1 isoform X3: MGERKTIELEQGWEYMRKGITKLKGILDGSLEQFNSEEYMMLYTTIYNMCTQKPPNDYSQQLYDKYREAFQVYINSTVLPSIREKHDEFMLRELVKRWANHKIMVRWLSRFFHYLDRYFIARRSLPPLNEVGLTCFRDLVYQEVNSKAKDAVLDVISKERDGEQIDRALLKNVLDIFVEIGMSQMDHYEDDFEAHMLQGTSAYYSVKAANWIREDSCPDYMIKAEECLKRERERVSHYLHSSSETKLVEKVQHELLVVHANQLLEKEHSGVHSLLRDDKLDDLSRMFRLYHKVPHGLEPVSNVFKQHITAEGTALVQQAEDAASSQAANGGVQEQVCSFFGLLNRP; the protein is encoded by the exons ATGGGTGAGCGCAAGACTATTGAACTTGAGCAAGGATGGGAATATATGCGGAAAGGGATCACAAAGCTGAAGGGGATTCTGGATGGATCACTGGAGCAATTCAACTCAGAAGAATATATGATGCTTTACAC AACTATCTACAATATGTGTACTCAGAAGCCACCCAATGACTATTCTCAGCAGCTTTATGACAAGTACAGGGAGGCGTTTCAAGTATATATAAACTCCACG GTATTACCATCGATAAGGGAGAAGCACGATGAGTTTATGCTGAGGGAGCTTGTGAAAAGATGGGCTAACCATAAAATTATGGTTAGGTGGTTGTCACGCTTCTTTCATTATCTTGACCGTTACTTCATTGCTCGGAGGTCACTTCCTCCACTTAATGAAGTTGGACTGACTTGCTTCCGTGATCTG gTTTATCAGGAAGTGAATAGTAAAGCAAAGGATGCTGTGCTTGATGTG ATTAGTAAAGAACGCGACGGAGAACAGATTGACAGAGCACTGCTGAAGAATGTTTTAGATATATTTGTTGAGATTGGAATGTCACAAATGGATCATTATGAAGATGATTTTGAAGCACATATGCTTCAAGGTACTAGTGCTTACTATTCTGTTAAAGCGGCAAACTGGATTCGAGAGGATTCCTGTCCAGATTACATGATAAAG GCTGAGGAAtgcttgaagagagagagagagagagtttctcATTACTTGCACTCAAGCAGTGAGACAAAGTTAGTGGAG AAAGTGCAACACGAGTTGTTGGTGGTCCATGCGAACCAACTGCTAGAAAAGGAACATTCTGGAGTTCACTCATTGCTTAGAGATGACAAG TTGGATGATCTATCCAGGATGTTCAGGCTTTACCATAAGGTTCCCCATGGCTTGGAACCTGTTTCTAATGTATTCAAGCAG CATATTACTGCTGAAGGAACAGCCCTGGTCCAGCAGGCAGAAGATGCTGCGAGTAGCCAG GCTGCAAATGGTGGTGTTCAGGAACAA gtttgttctttttttgggtTGCTAAATAGGCCATGA
- the LOC18094406 gene encoding uncharacterized protein LOC18094406 isoform X1 encodes MQGGRGNRDPFFDNGDPFGGFGGQRSLLSDIFGGRDPFDDPFFTRPFGGMLESNFFGSGGNPFVNMHPAPFPNMLPSPFPNMHPSPFPNMLPSPFPNMHPSPFPNLHPSGFADHQAPELKKSRGPIIEELDSDNEKGEGDREKKENPRKHGRSSKEPYVEDPDDEAEARKSKHLQYSNDYSSFNGMESQPQGRSFTFQSSTVTHGGANGAYYTSSKTRRAGSDGLTFEESKAADSATGQATHKVSRGLHNKGHSLTRKLNSDGRVNTMQMLHNLNEDELTGFEEAWKGNAGKHLPGWTGSFTGIDNIGASRSGQNTQASRGGWALPSAEQSQHSGRMVPDTTVGAGSSGKQQSGRRKGSSDVKDMIGYPKKQ; translated from the exons ATGCAAGGAGGCAGGGGTAACAGAGATCCTTTCTTTGATAATGGTGACCCTTTTGGTGGCTTTGGGGGTCAGAGAAGTTTGCTGTCTGATATTTTTGGGGGAAGGGATCCGTTCGATGATCCGTTTTTCACACGCCCATTTGGAGGCATGCTCGAGTCGAATTTCTTTGGTTCTGGTGGAAATCCTTTTGTTAACATGCATCCAGCTCCTTTCCCCAATATGCTTCCATCTCCTTTCCCCAATATGCATCCATCTCCTTTCCCCAATATGCTTCCATCTCCTTTCCCCAATATGCATCCATCTCCTTTTCCCAATCTGCATCCATCTGGATTTGCTGATCACCAAGCTCCAGAGCTGAAAAAATCAAGGGGGCCGATTATTGAAGAGCTAGATTCTGATAATGAGAAAGGTGAAGGAgatagagagaagaaagagaatcCTAGGAAACATGGTAGGTCGAGCAAGGAGCCATACGTTGAGGACCCAGATGATGAAGCTGAAG CGAGAAAGAGCAAGCACTTGCAGTATAGCAATGATTATAGTAGCTTCAATGGTATGGAGTCACAACCCCAAGGACGCAGCTTCACTTTTCAGAGCTCGACTGTCACACATGGTGGTGCAAATGGAGCGTACTATACTTCTTCCAAGACGAGGAGGGCAGGGAGTGATGGA TTGACTTTCGAAGAAAGCAAAGCAGCTGATAGTGCTACTGGCCAAGCAACTCACAAGGTGTCTAGAGGACTTCACAACAAG GGCCATAGCCTTACAAGGAAGCTTAATTCAGATGGTAGGGTGAATACAATGCAGATGTTGCACAATCTCAATGAAG ATGAGCTTACTGGTTTTGAAGAAGCTTGGAAGGGAAATGCTGGAAAGCATTTGCCTGGCTGGACTGGAAGTTTCACTGGGATTGACAACATTG GGGCTAGCAGAAGTGGACAGAATACACAGGCAAGCAGAGGAGGTTGGGCTCTTCCTTCTGCAGAACAATCACAGCACTCTGGGAGAATGGTACCAGACACCACAGTTGGGGCAGGATCTTCAGGCAAACAGCAGTCTGGAAGGAGGAAAGGTTCATCAGATGTCAAAGACATGATCGGTTATCCTAAGAAGCAGTGA
- the LOC18094406 gene encoding uncharacterized protein LOC18094406 isoform X2, which translates to MQGGRGNRDPFFDNGDPFGGFGGQRSLLSDIFGGRDPFDDPFFTRPFGGMLESNFFGSGGNPFVNMHPAPFPNMLPSPFPNMHPSHPSPFPNLHPSGFADHQAPELKKSRGPIIEELDSDNEKGEGDREKKENPRKHGRSSKEPYVEDPDDEAEARKSKHLQYSNDYSSFNGMESQPQGRSFTFQSSTVTHGGANGAYYTSSKTRRAGSDGLTFEESKAADSATGQATHKVSRGLHNKGHSLTRKLNSDGRVNTMQMLHNLNEDELTGFEEAWKGNAGKHLPGWTGSFTGIDNIGASRSGQNTQASRGGWALPSAEQSQHSGRMVPDTTVGAGSSGKQQSGRRKGSSDVKDMIGYPKKQ; encoded by the exons ATGCAAGGAGGCAGGGGTAACAGAGATCCTTTCTTTGATAATGGTGACCCTTTTGGTGGCTTTGGGGGTCAGAGAAGTTTGCTGTCTGATATTTTTGGGGGAAGGGATCCGTTCGATGATCCGTTTTTCACACGCCCATTTGGAGGCATGCTCGAGTCGAATTTCTTTGGTTCTGGTGGAAATCCTTTTGTTAACATGCATCCAGCTCCTTTCCCCAATATGCTTCCATCTCCTTTCCCCAATATGCATCCATCTC ATCCATCTCCTTTTCCCAATCTGCATCCATCTGGATTTGCTGATCACCAAGCTCCAGAGCTGAAAAAATCAAGGGGGCCGATTATTGAAGAGCTAGATTCTGATAATGAGAAAGGTGAAGGAgatagagagaagaaagagaatcCTAGGAAACATGGTAGGTCGAGCAAGGAGCCATACGTTGAGGACCCAGATGATGAAGCTGAAG CGAGAAAGAGCAAGCACTTGCAGTATAGCAATGATTATAGTAGCTTCAATGGTATGGAGTCACAACCCCAAGGACGCAGCTTCACTTTTCAGAGCTCGACTGTCACACATGGTGGTGCAAATGGAGCGTACTATACTTCTTCCAAGACGAGGAGGGCAGGGAGTGATGGA TTGACTTTCGAAGAAAGCAAAGCAGCTGATAGTGCTACTGGCCAAGCAACTCACAAGGTGTCTAGAGGACTTCACAACAAG GGCCATAGCCTTACAAGGAAGCTTAATTCAGATGGTAGGGTGAATACAATGCAGATGTTGCACAATCTCAATGAAG ATGAGCTTACTGGTTTTGAAGAAGCTTGGAAGGGAAATGCTGGAAAGCATTTGCCTGGCTGGACTGGAAGTTTCACTGGGATTGACAACATTG GGGCTAGCAGAAGTGGACAGAATACACAGGCAAGCAGAGGAGGTTGGGCTCTTCCTTCTGCAGAACAATCACAGCACTCTGGGAGAATGGTACCAGACACCACAGTTGGGGCAGGATCTTCAGGCAAACAGCAGTCTGGAAGGAGGAAAGGTTCATCAGATGTCAAAGACATGATCGGTTATCCTAAGAAGCAGTGA
- the LOC18094405 gene encoding uncharacterized protein LOC18094405, translating into MAVIRTTTNMILKQVFLNHRLIPPLSVTRTLSNLHWASLEVPNRQISSCRIKCAASDDKKVSARLSQVHQLLQEAEERASAVGNEPTPKITRGHVTVSFARSGGPGGQNVNKVNTKVDMRFNVKKAYWLSDRIRERIMQMEKNRINKDGEIVISSTKTRTQTGNIDDALEKLQAVIDAASYVPPPPSEEQKKKIAKLASIGEQKRLRSKKVLSDKKAFRRSRDSWD; encoded by the exons ATGGCGGTTATCAGAACCACAACCAACATGATTCTCAAGCAAGTCTTCCTCAATCATCGACTAATACCACCATTGTCTGTGACTAGAACATTAAGTAATTTACACTGGGCGAGCCTTGAAGTACCAAATCGCCAAATCAGCTCCTGCCGGATTAAATGTGCGGCTTCCGATGATAAGAAGGTATCCGCTCGGTTGTCTCAGGTTCATCAGTTACTGCAAGAAGCGGAGGAGCGAGCCAGCGCCGTTGGAAACGAGCCGACTCCAAAAATCACACGCg GGCATGTTACTGTGAGTTTTGCAAGAAGCGGTGGGCCTGGTGGTCAGAATGTAAACAAAG TTAACACCAAGGTGGACATGCGCTTCAATGTCAAAAAAGCATATTGGCTAAGTGACAGGATCAGAGAGAGGATCATGCAAATG GAAAAGAATCGCATTAACAAGGATGGTGAGATTGTGATATCTTCAACAAAGACTAGAACACAGAC GGGTAACATTGACGATGCTTTAGAAAAACTACAG GCAGTCATTGATGCGGCTTCTTATGTTCCACCACCTCCTTCGGAAgagcaaaagaagaagattgcCAAGCT GGCTTCTATCGGGGAGCAGAAGCGACTGAGAAGTAAGAAAGTCCTTTCAGACAAGAAGGCTTTTAGAAGAAGTCGGGACAGTTGGGACTAG
- the LOC18094404 gene encoding uncharacterized protein LOC18094404 yields the protein MKLVWSPETASKAYIDTVKSCEVHQESSVAELISAMAAGWNAKLILETWSQGGILATSIGLAIASRRTDGRHVCIVPDELSRSQYEEAVGEAGISPEIIIGEAEEVMEGLVGIDFMVVDSRQRDFAGVLRVAKLSSRGAVLVCKNATSRNESSFRWRSVVDDGSRRLVRSVFLPVGKGLDIAHVATSGGSSSNSGKGESRWIKHVDRQSGEEYVIRK from the exons ATGAAGCTAGTCTGGTCACCTGAAACAGCCTCCAAGGCCTACATCGATACTGTCAAATCT TGTGAGGTTCATCAAGAATCCAGTGTCGCTGAGCTTATTTCAGCCATGGCTGCAGGATGGAACGCCAAACTTATACTAGAAACATGGTCACAAGGTGGAATTCTTGCCACGAGTATTGGTCTAGCCATAGCTAGCCGCCGCACGGATGGAAGACACGTTTGTATTGTGCCTGATGAACTATCAAGATCGCAATATGAGGAAGCCGTGGGAGAGGCTGGGATATCCCCAGAAATTATTATTGGGGAGGCAGAAGAGGTTATGGAGGGGCTGGTAGGCATAGATTTTATGGTGGTGGATTCACGGCAAAGGGATTTTGCTGGAGTATTGAGGGTGGCAAAGCTGAGCAGCCGGGGTGCAGTTTTGGTGTGCAAGAATGCTACTTCAAGGAACGAGTCAAGTTTTAGATGGAGAAGTGTTGTTGATGATGGATCGCGACGACTTGTGCGTTCTGTATTTCTTCCTGTAGGGAAGGGTCTGGATATTGCACACGTAGCCACCAGTGGGGGAAGTTCTAGTAATTCAGGCAAGGGTGAAAGCCGATGGATCAAGCATGTCGATAGACAATCAGGGGAGGAGTATGTCATCCGAAAGTGA